The DNA region AGGCTGTAGCCCTTAACCATCTTGACATATGGGTAAGAATGGGAGCACTTGCAGTAAAGCCTGATCTCCCACACATACTCGGTTCCGATGTGAGCGGTGTGGTGGAAAAGGTGGGAAGTCTTGTCAGAAACGTAAGGGAAGGCGATGAAGTTGTTTTGTCCCCCGGGCTGTCATGTGGCGTATGTTACGAGTGCCTTTCTGGAAGGGATAACCTCTGCAGGTATTATGACATTCTTGGTCTTAAGACAAAGGGTGGCTATGCGGAGTATGTGAAAGTGCATGCAAGAAATGTAGTTCCAAAACCAAAGAATTTGAGTTTTGAAGAAGCATCAAGCTATCCACTTACTTTTCTCACCGTATGGAATGCTCTCGTAAGAAAGGGGAACATAAAACCTTATAGCAGAGTACTCATATGGGCAGGATCATCAGGAGTGGGTGTGGCAGGTATACAGATAGCCAAGCTCATGGGAGCCTTTGTTATAACTACCGCAGGTAATGCAGAAAAAGCCAAAAGATGCAGGGAACTTGGAGCTGATATGGTGATAAATCATTACGAGGAGGACGTAGTGAGTAAAGTAAGAGAAGCATTCAGGGAAGGTGTGGATCTCGTTATGGATCACGTAGGTGAAAAAACCTTTCGCAAGAGTGTAGAATGCCTCAAAAAGGGAGGAAAGTTAGTCTTTTTTGGAACCACAACGGGAAGCAACACACAGGTAGATATAAGATACGTGTTTGTGAGAGAGATAGAGCTTTGTGGCACTTACATGGGTGTGGGTGCAGATCTTTTTAAGATCAGTGAGCTTTTTGAGAGAGGACTCTTAAAACCGGTTGTGGATAAGATATTTGATTTAAAAGAAGCACATCATGCCCACGAATATTTGGAAGCATCCAAACACTTTGGTAAGGTTGTGCTTAGGGTGACGTAAAGACATATCTTATAATTAATAACCATGTTTTCTACGGATGAGATCAGAGAGCTTTTTTTGAGCTTTTTTGAACAGAAGGGACACACAAGGGTAAGGAGTGCATCCTTGGTTCCTGAGTCCGATCCCACACTGCTCTTTGTAAATGCCGGTATGGTACCTTTCAAAAATGTATTCTTAGGTATAGAGAGGAGACCTTACACAAGGGCTGTTTCTTGTCAGAAGTGCCTTAGGGTTTCAGGCAAGCATAACGATCTTGAAAGTGTAGGTTACACATCAAGACATCACACATTTTTTGAAATGCTCGGTAATTTCTCTTTCGGTGATTACTTCAAAAAAGAAGCTATAGAATACGCTTGGGAATTTGTGACTCAAAGACTAAAACTTCCGTGTGAGAAACTCTACATAACAGTTTTTAAAGATGACGAAGAGGCATACAGCATATGGAGGGATCACATAGGTATCCCCGAAGAGCGCATATGGAAAATGGGAGAAGAGGATAACTTTTGGCAGATGGGAGAGACAGGTCCGTGCGGACCTTCTTCGGAGATACATTACGATAGAGGAGAGGGTCTTGAAGGAGGGGAAAGATACTTAGAAATATGGAATCTGGTGTTCATGCAGTATAGCAAAAATCCAGATGGGACTTTGACCCCTCTTCCCAAACCCAACATAGATACTGGTATGGGACTTGAACGTATAGCGAGTGTCCTTCAAGGTACCAAAACCAATTACGAGATAGACATCATAAGACCCCTTATAACTTTTGGTGAGGAACTTTCTGGAAAGGCTTACGGTGAAAGCTTTGAAACTGATGTTGCTTTAAGGGTCATAGCGGATCATCTGAGAGCTGTTACTTTTGCCGTATCCGACGGCGTTTTGCTTTCCAATGTAGGAAGGGGCTATGTGATAAGAAGAATACTGAGGAGAGCGCTAAGGTACGCTTACAAACTTGGCATAAAGGAGCCTTTCCTTTACAGAGGTGTTGATCTTGTTGTTCGGCTCATGAAGAAGGCATACCCGGAGCTTGAAAACAGCGCATCCTTTGTAAAGGGCATACTGAAAGCTGAGGAAGAGAGGTTTCTAAATACTTTTCAGAATGCCCTACCCTTTGTTGAAGAAGTACTTCAGGAAGCTCTCCGTGAAGGCAGAAAGTTTATAAGTGGTTCTCAAGTATTTACCCTTTACGACACGTATGGCTTTCCTTTGGACATGCTCGAAGACATAGCGCGGGAGAAGGGGCTTTCCATAGACATGGAAGGATTTAAAGAAGAGATGGAGATCCAAAGGCAAAAGGCAAGAAAACACTTTAAAGTATCTTCAAAGGAAGTAAAACCTGTCTATCAACACCTCAAAGATATAGGAAAGACTACCCAGTTTGTTGGGTATACCCAATACGAGGCAAAGACAAGAGTAACAGCCATTTTAAGAAACGGCGAGCTAATAACTGAGCTTAAAGAAGGGCAGGAAGGGGAGATAGTGCTTGAAAAAACACCCTTCTATGCTGAAAGAGGTGGGCAAGTAGGTGATAGAGGTATTATAAAAGGTGATGACGCCTACTTTGTGGTGGAAGACACCCAATCACCTGTAGATGGGGTTGTGTTACATATAGGAAAGCTCATAAAGGGCAGTATAAAGGTTTCGGATGAGGTAAATGCGATAATAGATATAGAGAGGAGAGAGGACATAAAGAGGAATCATACCGCAACACACCTTCTTCATTCAGCCCTGAGGCATCTTCTTGGTGATCATGTCAGACAGGCGGGATCTCTGGTAAGCAACGAATATCTGCGCTTTGATTTTACTCACTATGAGGCTTTAAGTTGGGAGGAGCTGGCTAAAGTGGAAGAGCTTGTAAATGATCACATACGCAAAAATTATGAAGTTACAACACAAGAAACGGAATACGAGCGCGCTATAAAAGAGGGAGCTATAGCCATATTTGAAGAAAAATACTCTGATAGGGTAAGGGTTATAACGGTAGGTGAAGTTTCAAAGGAACTTTGCGGTGGCACTCACGTCAATAGAACGGGAGATATAGGATACTTTAAAATCGTATCTGAATCTTCCGTGGGTGCAGGGGTAAGGAGGATAGTTGCAAAAACAGGGAGATGGGCTGTAGAGCATGCCTTTTTGGAACACAGAACGATCCAAGAACTTAGTGCAAAACTTGGAGTAAAACAGGATGAACTTCACGATGCGATAGAGAGGTTGGAAAGACAGATTAAAGAAAAAGAGAAAGAACTTTCAAGACTTAAAGAGCTTTTCATTAGAGAGAGGATAAGAAAGGACCTTAAGGAAGAGGAAGTGAACGGCGTAAAAATCTATTGGGGCGTATTTGAAGATACAAATGCGGAAGATCTGAGGGTTATGGCGGACATTATAAGAAATTCCTGCCAAAATTGTGTAGTATTCTTTGTGAGTAAGAGGGAAGGTAAAATATCAACCCTACTGGCAATTTCCAAAAGTTTGACATCCAAGTTTTCTGCAAAAGAGATGATAAAGGAAGTGGGTATGGTAATAGGAGGAGGAGGAGGAGGAAGGGACGATCTTGCTCAGGGGGGAGGCACAAATACGCAGGCTATAGATAAAGCGGTTGAAAGATTGAAGGAGTTGATATATATTAATAGGTTTACGGAGGTAAAGGAATGAAAAAGGGAATTCATCCTGAGCTTAAAACTACAACCTTCGTGTGTGGATGCGGAAACACCTTTACTCTGCTTTCCACTAAAGGTGGTACTGTTTACCTTGAGGCATGCAATATGTGTCATCCTTTTTATACTGGGAAACTTAGGATAAAACCTTTTTACCTTGAGCTGGTGGGAAGCGCAAAAGAGGGGTGATGCTCCCTGCGGAGTTAGAAAAGAAGCTACAGGCTTTAGAAAGAAGATACGAAGAAATACAAAATAAGCTGAGTTCTCACGAGATTATACAGGATAGGTCGCAGTTTGCTAAGCTTAGCAAGGAGCTTAAGGATATTGGTGAAGTTGTGGAAGCATACAGAAAGTATAAGAAGATACAAAAAGACATAGCTGGAGCTAAAGAACTCCTAAAGTCTGGTGAATTTGAAGAGCTTGCCAAAGAAGAGATAAGGAGGCTTGAAAAGGAAGCACAGCAAGCAGAAAGGAAGCTTAGGATACTTATGCTACCTAAGGACGAGAGGGATACAAAAAACGTGATCCTTGAAATAAGGGCGGGGGTAGGTGGCGAAGAAGCTGCCCTTTTCGTAGCCGACCTTTTGAATATGTACCAAAAATATGCGGAGGAAAAGGGTTGGAAATTTAGCATACTTAGCGCTAACAGGACCGGTTTAGGAGGATTTAAGGAAGTTATAGCGCTGATAGAAGGACAAGGAGCTTATTCAAGGCTCAAGTACGAAAGCGGTGTACACAGGGTACAGAGAATTCCGCGCACCGAATCGGGTGGAAGAATACACACATCTACAGCAACGGTGGCTGTCCTTCCGGAGGTGGACGAGACGGAACTTGAGATAAATCCGCAGGATCTCAAAATAGAAACCTTCAGGGCAAGTGGTGCAGGTGGGCAGTACGTAAACACTACTGAAACTGCTGTAAGAGTTACTCATATACCTACCGGTATAAGTGTTGCTTGTCAGGACGAAAGATCTCAGTTCCAGAATAAGCAAAAGGCTCTCAAAATACTTTACGCGAGGTTAAAGGATTATTATGAGAGGCAAAAAGAGGAGGAAATAGCTAAGGAGAGAAAGATGCAGGTAGGTACCGGTGAAAGAAGCGAGAAGATAAGGACATATAACTTTCCTCAAGGCAGGGTAACGGATCACAGGATAAATCTCACCCTCTACAGACTTCAGGACATACTTGAGGGAAAGCTGGACTGGATCATACAGGCACTTATAGAACATGATATAGATGAAAAACTCAAAGCTCAAGTTTGAGGAAGCAGTCTGTATGCTTTAAGCCACTTACCATCTGCCACGCCTACACCGATAAACTTTTCATCATCAAAGAGCCTTACAAAGGTTCTTCTTTCAGAGCAGGAAAGTAGAGTCACGGGTAAACCCTTTTTTATCCTTTCCGCATTCCTAACATCAAGTCTTACCGCAGGTAAAAAATTGAGGGCTTCCCAGATAGGTATCGCCACCCCATATATATCGGTAATACTCATCAATCTTTCGTATGCTATAGCCATATTGACATCAAAAGATCCTATTTTTATTCTCCTCAACTCCTCTACATAAGCACCACAGCCAAGTTTTAAACCTATATCATTTACTAAGCTTCTTATGTAAGTACCCGAAGATACGCAAAATAGGAGTTTCAGTTGGGGTATTTTACACTCCAACAGCTCAGCTTTAAAAACTTCTACTTCCACACTTTTTAGATTCACTTTTATACCTCTTCTTGCAAGATCATAGGCTCTTCTGCCTTCTACCCTCTTCGCTGAGTAAGGTGGTGGCAGTTGGGAAATTTTTCCCAGAAAGCTCTTGAGAACTTTCTTCACATCTTCGCAGGATGCATTTACCTGTATTTTCTCAAGCACCTTACCCTCTGCATCGTAAGTGTCCCTTATCTCGCCGAGTTTTGCAACAGCTACATACTCTTTGGGAAGTCTGATGAAAAACTCAGCGTACCGTGTAGCTTCGTTCAGCAAAAGGATCAAGAGTCCTGTAGCCATTGGGTCCAAAGTACCTGTATGCCCAGCCTTGACTTTAAACCTTTTTCTCAAGTTTTCTACGATCTTAGAAGAAGTCAAACCTTTAGGTTTATCCACCAGAAGTACGGAAGGGATCATCAGCTGAGAAAATCTTTTAGATGCCTTTTCATAGCCATGTTTCTAAGCTTTCTCAAGGCTCTCGTTTCCAACTGCCTGACCCTTTCTCTTGAAATGTTGAGTATGTCCCCTATCTCCCTTAGTGTTCTTGGCTCTTCTCCCCGTAGACCAAAGCGAAGCTCTATAACTCTCCTTTCCTTTTCGGGTAATCTGTCCAACATGTCACCTATTTCCTTCTCAAGCACCTCCGTGATGATCCTCTCTTCAACATCTGCAGTTCCATGCTGACTTAAAAAGTCAACGAAGAAAGTGTCTTCGTTTTCACCTACTGGTGCATCTAAAGACAGCGGAATCCTACATACCTGAAGACACCTTTCTACCTCCTCCGGACTTATTTTAAAGCCCTCCTTTTTAAACCTTTCCTCTATTTCCTCCTTGGTAGGCTTTCTTTCAAGTTCCCTTTCAAGCTCTCTGGATATAATCTCTTTTGAGTACTCCTCCGCAACTTCTTCAGGAGTAGGTTCTCTCTCCAACTCTCTGAAAAGCCTGCTGTATATACTACCTATCCTGTTTATTACGTGTGCCTGCTTTAAGGGTATTCTTACAGCACCTGTCTGTTGAGAGAGTGCTTGCATAATAGCCTGTCTTATCCACCAGACTGCATAGGATATGAATTTTACGCCTCTGTCAGGATCAAATCTCTTCGCAGCTTCAATGAGACCATGATTTCCTGCTGCTATAAGCTCAGAAAGGGGTAGTCCGTAACCTAAGTACTGCTTAGCTATGTTTATGACGAACCTTAGATTAGATTCCACGAGCTTCCTGAATGCTTCCTGATCACCTTCTTTTGCACGTTTTGCAATTTCCTTTTCTTCTTCGGGTGTCAAGAGGGGTATCTTTGCAACCTTCTTAAGGTACTGATTTATAAGTTCCTGTTCCGTATCAGGTATCATAACTTTACCTCAGATTTAACACAATATAAAGGTTTGTATCTCCCCTTCTTATGAGAAGAAGCACTTTATCTCTTCCCAACCTTCTCGCACTGTCTATAGCTTGCATAAGTTCAGATTTTGTTCCAACAGCTCTGTTGTTGACACTGATTATTATATCTCCCGGTCTTATTCCACTCTGATAAGCGAGACTTCCTGGCACAACTCCGCTTACATATACACCCTTCACGCCTGCACGTCTTTCTTCATCTGGAGTCATATCCCTAAGCACTAATCCTATATCCTGAGCTTCCGGTCCTGCCTGAGATATCTTAACTTCTTCAGGCATGGCTTCTACCTTAACTCTTATCTTCTCCTCTTTTCCGTTTCTTACTATTGTCAGTGTTATTTCTTTACCCGGGGGTGTTTTCATCACCTTAAGCTGAAGATCTCTTACGCTACTCACCTTCTCATCATTTATAGCTATGACGACATCCCCAACTTTCAGTCCTGCCTTCTCGGCTGGGCTTGAAGGCATGACCTGAGCTATTATTACACCTTCTTTTACTCCCAGGGTTTCTGCCATATCAGGTGTTACTTCCTGTATAACTACCCCAAGCCAGCCCCTCGTGACTTTGCCTTTGGCTATGAGTTGATCGGCTACCCATTTGGCTAAGTTTATAGGTATGGCAAAGCCAAGTCCTTGACCCTCAGCCACTATAGCGGTATTTATACCTATCACCTCACCTCTTATGTTCACAAGAGGTCCGCCGGAGTTTCCAGGGTTTATGGGTGCATCCGTTTGAATAAAGCTTTCATACTGCGTAACACCTATGGATCTTTTTAGAGCCGATATTACACCCATAGTTACCGTCCTCTCAAGCCCATAAGGATTGCCTATGGCTATAACGAGCTGTCCAACTTTTAATTTGTCAGAATCTCCAAGCCTTGCTACCCTTTGCTGTGGATCGCTTATACCCTTTGCGTCAACTTCCACAACCGCTATGTCCGTTTTTGGATCCGTCCCAACTATCCTACCCCTCTTTTCTGTGTGTTCATCAAATCTCACCTTTATAGCTTTCGCGTTCTGCACCACATGATTGTTGGTTAGTATGTAAAACTTATCGCTTTTATAATCTATAATGACACCTGAGCCTAAAGACCTCCTTTCTTGGGGAGGCATCTGGAAAGGGAAAGGAAAAGGGAACTCTTCACCAAAGGGATTCTGCATCTGAACTTCCTGAGTTGCAAAGATGGTAACTACGGAAGGCGAGACCTTGTCCACTATTTGAGTAAGTTCGTTTTGAAACTCAGAAAGTAGGTCACTTTTCACCAAGGGCGTGCTGTCTGAGCGCTCCATTTGTGCCTGAACCTTCTGAGCTTTACAGCCGGTGAAAAGAAGAAAGGATGCCAAAACTAAGGATGAAAGGAAGAGCATTTTTAACCTCCTCATACTTTTACCTCACAGGACAAGAATAACACACTAAAATACGGTGTGTCAATACGTGATATCATATCCTCCAACCTCTTTTTTGACATTATAACACCCCCTTTTAAAGGGTTAAAGGATGTCCCCGTATAGTGGAAGAATCTGATAAGGTCCCAGCCTCTAAAAGGTACTTCAATATCTAAGATGAAGCGATCCAGAACCTTAACATCCTTCAAAAGGTTGATGATCTCGCCCTCACGTGGGAAGGGAAAGCCAAACTCTCTTAGACTTCCCTCCACCGGCAAAGCAAGTAATACCTGCTTTTTAGAGACTCTTAATGCTTCGGGTATACTTCTTCTTATATCTGTCCAATGAAGGGAGAAGTTGCTTATTACAAGATCAAACTTTCTGTCCTTGAAGGGTAGCGCCTCAGCCTTCCCAAGAATCACCTTGCCAAAACGCTCCTTATATATATTTGCCATGCCTTTTGATATGTCTATACCTATAACGTTTTTTAATCCTCTACTTGCAAATCCAGTACCGCATCCCACATCAAGGGCAAGTCCACAATCCGTTCTCATACTCACAAGTACGTCTGCGCTTGTTTTTTGGGGTAAGGCCCAATCGTCATATGTTTTAAAAGCTCTTGAGAATTTTAGGGATAAGATACTCATATCCTCTCGGAAAGTGACCTCCTGTGAATGTAATAAATTTAGATCCCTTTATCAGGTTGTAAAGTGCCAATCCAGACTTAAAAGGTACTATCTTATCTTCTTCACCTTGCAGTATTACCGTCCTTTGCCTGATATAAGGCAGAAGATACGTTAGGTCAAGGTTTATGTAATCTTCAAGCATCTTATAAGCGGTACTCAGTTCAATACTATCCTCAAAATCCTGCCAATGAGCCATCTTTCTGAAATGTTTCACGAAACTGTGACCTTCTTTTCTGAGTCTCAAAAGGAAAGCCCTTATATTTTTCTCATTCCAAGATGTTCCAAAACAAGGCGTAGTACCTATAAGAATAAGCCCTTTTACCTTATTGGGAAATCGCAATGCGGTAAGTATAGCTAAACTACCACCCATAGACCATCCGAGGAGAACATTTTCGGAAGGTATCCTCATCGCTATATCCTTAGCAAGGCTCTCAAGATCCCTGTAAATCAAATTAGACCTTCCATGAGCTGGAAGATCAAGGCTAAAACAGTCCAAACCCTCAAAGACCTTTGAAGAAAAACCCCAGCCGTGAAGA from Hydrogenobacter sp. includes:
- a CDS encoding methyltransferase domain-containing protein, whose amino-acid sequence is MSILSLKFSRAFKTYDDWALPQKTSADVLVSMRTDCGLALDVGCGTGFASRGLKNVIGIDISKGMANIYKERFGKVILGKAEALPFKDRKFDLVISNFSLHWTDIRRSIPEALRVSKKQVLLALPVEGSLREFGFPFPREGEIINLLKDVKVLDRFILDIEVPFRGWDLIRFFHYTGTSFNPLKGGVIMSKKRLEDMISRIDTPYFSVLFLSCEVKV
- a CDS encoding Do family serine endopeptidase codes for the protein MRRLKMLFLSSLVLASFLLFTGCKAQKVQAQMERSDSTPLVKSDLLSEFQNELTQIVDKVSPSVVTIFATQEVQMQNPFGEEFPFPFPFQMPPQERRSLGSGVIIDYKSDKFYILTNNHVVQNAKAIKVRFDEHTEKRGRIVGTDPKTDIAVVEVDAKGISDPQQRVARLGDSDKLKVGQLVIAIGNPYGLERTVTMGVISALKRSIGVTQYESFIQTDAPINPGNSGGPLVNIRGEVIGINTAIVAEGQGLGFAIPINLAKWVADQLIAKGKVTRGWLGVVIQEVTPDMAETLGVKEGVIIAQVMPSSPAEKAGLKVGDVVIAINDEKVSSVRDLQLKVMKTPPGKEITLTIVRNGKEEKIRVKVEAMPEEVKISQAGPEAQDIGLVLRDMTPDEERRAGVKGVYVSGVVPGSLAYQSGIRPGDIIISVNNRAVGTKSELMQAIDSARRLGRDKVLLLIRRGDTNLYIVLNLR
- the rpmE gene encoding 50S ribosomal protein L31, coding for MKKGIHPELKTTTFVCGCGNTFTLLSTKGGTVYLEACNMCHPFYTGKLRIKPFYLELVGSAKEG
- the truB gene encoding tRNA pseudouridine(55) synthase TruB, giving the protein MIPSVLLVDKPKGLTSSKIVENLRKRFKVKAGHTGTLDPMATGLLILLLNEATRYAEFFIRLPKEYVAVAKLGEIRDTYDAEGKVLEKIQVNASCEDVKKVLKSFLGKISQLPPPYSAKRVEGRRAYDLARRGIKVNLKSVEVEVFKAELLECKIPQLKLLFCVSSGTYIRSLVNDIGLKLGCGAYVEELRRIKIGSFDVNMAIAYERLMSITDIYGVAIPIWEALNFLPAVRLDVRNAERIKKGLPVTLLSCSERRTFVRLFDDEKFIGVGVADGKWLKAYRLLPQT
- a CDS encoding zinc-binding dehydrogenase, whose translation is MRAVILRSFGGVENLEYVEDFPRPEIKEDEVLVRVKAVALNHLDIWVRMGALAVKPDLPHILGSDVSGVVEKVGSLVRNVREGDEVVLSPGLSCGVCYECLSGRDNLCRYYDILGLKTKGGYAEYVKVHARNVVPKPKNLSFEEASSYPLTFLTVWNALVRKGNIKPYSRVLIWAGSSGVGVAGIQIAKLMGAFVITTAGNAEKAKRCRELGADMVINHYEEDVVSKVREAFREGVDLVMDHVGEKTFRKSVECLKKGGKLVFFGTTTGSNTQVDIRYVFVREIELCGTYMGVGADLFKISELFERGLLKPVVDKIFDLKEAHHAHEYLEASKHFGKVVLRVT
- a CDS encoding alpha/beta fold hydrolase, whose translation is MRLFCLHGWGFSSKVFEGLDCFSLDLPAHGRSNLIYRDLESLAKDIAMRIPSENVLLGWSMGGSLAILTALRFPNKVKGLILIGTTPCFGTSWNEKNIRAFLLRLRKEGHSFVKHFRKMAHWQDFEDSIELSTAYKMLEDYINLDLTYLLPYIRQRTVILQGEEDKIVPFKSGLALYNLIKGSKFITFTGGHFPRGYEYLIPKILKSF
- the prfA gene encoding peptide chain release factor 1, with translation MLPAELEKKLQALERRYEEIQNKLSSHEIIQDRSQFAKLSKELKDIGEVVEAYRKYKKIQKDIAGAKELLKSGEFEELAKEEIRRLEKEAQQAERKLRILMLPKDERDTKNVILEIRAGVGGEEAALFVADLLNMYQKYAEEKGWKFSILSANRTGLGGFKEVIALIEGQGAYSRLKYESGVHRVQRIPRTESGGRIHTSTATVAVLPEVDETELEINPQDLKIETFRASGAGGQYVNTTETAVRVTHIPTGISVACQDERSQFQNKQKALKILYARLKDYYERQKEEEIAKERKMQVGTGERSEKIRTYNFPQGRVTDHRINLTLYRLQDILEGKLDWIIQALIEHDIDEKLKAQV
- a CDS encoding RNA polymerase sigma factor RpoD/SigA, with translation MIPDTEQELINQYLKKVAKIPLLTPEEEKEIAKRAKEGDQEAFRKLVESNLRFVINIAKQYLGYGLPLSELIAAGNHGLIEAAKRFDPDRGVKFISYAVWWIRQAIMQALSQQTGAVRIPLKQAHVINRIGSIYSRLFRELEREPTPEEVAEEYSKEIISRELERELERKPTKEEIEERFKKEGFKISPEEVERCLQVCRIPLSLDAPVGENEDTFFVDFLSQHGTADVEERIITEVLEKEIGDMLDRLPEKERRVIELRFGLRGEEPRTLREIGDILNISRERVRQLETRALRKLRNMAMKRHLKDFLS
- the alaS gene encoding alanine--tRNA ligase → MFSTDEIRELFLSFFEQKGHTRVRSASLVPESDPTLLFVNAGMVPFKNVFLGIERRPYTRAVSCQKCLRVSGKHNDLESVGYTSRHHTFFEMLGNFSFGDYFKKEAIEYAWEFVTQRLKLPCEKLYITVFKDDEEAYSIWRDHIGIPEERIWKMGEEDNFWQMGETGPCGPSSEIHYDRGEGLEGGERYLEIWNLVFMQYSKNPDGTLTPLPKPNIDTGMGLERIASVLQGTKTNYEIDIIRPLITFGEELSGKAYGESFETDVALRVIADHLRAVTFAVSDGVLLSNVGRGYVIRRILRRALRYAYKLGIKEPFLYRGVDLVVRLMKKAYPELENSASFVKGILKAEEERFLNTFQNALPFVEEVLQEALREGRKFISGSQVFTLYDTYGFPLDMLEDIAREKGLSIDMEGFKEEMEIQRQKARKHFKVSSKEVKPVYQHLKDIGKTTQFVGYTQYEAKTRVTAILRNGELITELKEGQEGEIVLEKTPFYAERGGQVGDRGIIKGDDAYFVVEDTQSPVDGVVLHIGKLIKGSIKVSDEVNAIIDIERREDIKRNHTATHLLHSALRHLLGDHVRQAGSLVSNEYLRFDFTHYEALSWEELAKVEELVNDHIRKNYEVTTQETEYERAIKEGAIAIFEEKYSDRVRVITVGEVSKELCGGTHVNRTGDIGYFKIVSESSVGAGVRRIVAKTGRWAVEHAFLEHRTIQELSAKLGVKQDELHDAIERLERQIKEKEKELSRLKELFIRERIRKDLKEEEVNGVKIYWGVFEDTNAEDLRVMADIIRNSCQNCVVFFVSKREGKISTLLAISKSLTSKFSAKEMIKEVGMVIGGGGGGRDDLAQGGGTNTQAIDKAVERLKELIYINRFTEVKE